Part of the Ammospiza nelsoni isolate bAmmNel1 chromosome 6, bAmmNel1.pri, whole genome shotgun sequence genome is shown below.
GTATGGGCTACTGATATAcctggaaaatcaaaacaagcagcacCGATTGTTGTTGAACTTAAAGACGGGGCAAGACCGGTGGTAAGAAAACAATACCCTTTGAGAATAGAAGACAGGAAGGGGATTGAGCCCATAATCAAAAGGTTTCTGGAACTGGGGTTATTGGTAGAATGCGAATCGGATTTTAATACACCAATCTtgccagtaaaaaaaaaacctaatgGAGCTTATAGACTAGTTCAGGACTTGAGAGCAGTAAACGAAATAACCAAGATATTACATCCTTTGGTTGCTAATCCATACACGCTTTTAACTAGACTCAAGGATAATTTGGCCTGGTTCACTGTATTAGACTTGAAAGATGcattcttctgccttcccttaGCTCCCGAGAGTcaaaagatttttgcctttgaatgggaatCTGTagataaaggaagaaagacCCAACTTACCTGGACGGTATTGCCCCAAGAATGGGCGAACTCCCCTACGATTTTTGGGAATCAGTTAGCCAAAGAATTAGAACAGTGGGAAAGGCCGCTGGGAGATGGCACCCTTCTGCAATACGTAGATGACCTCTTAATAGCAACAGTGACAGAGGAAGAATGCATTGAATGGACtatttccttgttaaatttcCTGGGTTTAAGTGGATACCGAGTCTctcaacagaaagcacagctggtgcaaAAAGAAGTGGTGTACCTGGGATACGAAGTCTCCAGAGGACAGCGATCCCTGGGAACAGCTAGGAAAGAGGCCATCTGTCAAATGCCTAAACCAGAGACAGTGAGAGATCTGCGCGCCTTTCTGGGGATGACAGGTTGGTGTCGGCTATGGATCTACCAGTACGGGATACTCGCTAAACCACTGTACGATTTGTTGAAAGAAACTAAGGATGTTCTAGTTTGGACTCCCGAGGCAGAAGGGGCCTTCAAGAAGTTGAAGCTGGATCTAATGAGAGCACTGGCTTTAGGTCTCCCAGATGTATCAAAACCATTCTGGCTGTTCTCCCATGAACGACAAGGGATGGCCCTAGgagtcctggcacagcagttgGGAACACACAAGAGAGCTGTGGCCTACTTCTCCAAGCGATTGGATGAAGTAAGTAAAGGATGGCCAGGCTGTCTgagggcagtggctgcagtgatAATTAACATAGAAGAGGCCAGAAAGCTCACACTGGGCCAAAAGATGACTGTGTTAGTATCTCACACTGTGTCggctgtgctggaacagaaagGCAACCATTGGTTGTCCCCTTCCAGATTCCTAAAATACCAGGCCATCTTGGCTGAATCAGATGACGTAACCATTCAGGTAACTAACATTGTGAACCCAGCTTCATTTCTAGaagggagagccccagcagaACCCATCGAACACGACTGCCTGGAAACAATTGAAGCCGTCTATTCCAGTCGCCCAGATCTCAAAGAAGAGCCGCTCGAAGGTGCGGACAACTGGTTCTCAGATGGCAGCAGCTTCGTGAAGCAAGGAGTAAGAATGGCTGGCTATGCAGTCACCACTACAGAAAGGGTAATTGAGTCAAACCCCTTGCCTGCAGGGACCTCAGcccaaaaggcagagctgatagCTCTGACCCGAGCCCTGGAATTGgcagaaaacatgcaaattaatATATGGACAGACTCTAAATATGCCTTCTTTGTTGTACATGCTCATGGggccatctggaaagaaagaggactattgactacacaaggaaaaacagtcaaacATGCAGAAGAGATTCTGTGATTGCTAGAGGCGGTCCAACTCCCAGCACAAGTGGCCATAATGCATTGTAAAGGACATCTGAAAGGTAACACTATTCCAGAAATAGGGAACAGGAAGGCAGATACAGAAGCTAAATTGGCTGccacaaggaaaagagaagtggAAATAGTGGCCCTAATACCAGGAGAGCTGGATACCAATATCCAGCCAGAATACCAAGAATCAGATCATAGATGGATTCAAAAGAATAAAGGTAAACTGTTAGACAGTGGATGGGGACAATTAGAAACAGGACAGTTGATAATACCAGGGAACATAATGTGGCAGATTGTGAAGGCGGAGCATGAAAAGGCCCATTGGGGTCTAGATCCGCTTTATCAACATTTGCGAGCCAGGATAGCAGGACCGAAATTATTTACTACTGTAAAGCACGGCACATCCCAGTGCGAGCGGTGTCTGAAAAATAACCCGAACACAGGAACCAAAGTACATCAAGGAGCCATAAATCGAGGTAAATTCCCAGGTGAAGTAtggcaaattgatttttctgaactccCAAGAAAAGGGGGGTTTCGGTATTTGTTGGTACTAACTGATACATTTTCTGGGTGGCCTGAAGCATTCCCTTGTAGGACaaataaggaaagagaagtgacTAAAGTACTgttgaatgaaattattccacGGTTTGGGGTACCAAAGAGCATTTCTTCGGATAGAGGTACACACTTCTGTGCAAAAGTGGTGAGAGCAATAAGCAAAGCATTACAAATCAAATGGCAACTACACACACCTTATCGTCCACAGGCCAGTGGGCAAGTGGAAAAGATGAATCATCTCATCAAACAGCAAATTGCCAAAATATGCCAGGAGACTAATTTGCAGTGGTATCAGGCTTTGCCTATTGCACTGCTTAGGCTGAGAGTCAAACCAAGatcaaaagaaaagttaagcccatttgaaattttgtatggTAGACCTTATGCTATGCAAGTTGTAAATGGGGACGCTATAGACCAAATCGGTAATCAGTATATTTATGATTATGTAATTACGGTGGGGAAACAGTTTGATAAGAATGCTACTGTGGTGATAGGGCACCAACCTAAACAACCCGACTGCAAATTGCATCCGTTTAATCCCGGTGATTGGGTGTATGTTAAGAATCTTTTAGGAAAACCCCTACAAGAGAAGTGGGAGGGACCTTTCCAAGTACTGCTGACTACCTTCACTGCGGTTCGGATCAAGGAGCGACCCACGTGGATCCATTACTCACGAGTCAAGAAAGCTCCGGAGAATAAAAAAGAGGAGCAGACATCATGATCCTGACTCCACCTCAGATCTTCACAACCCTGATCATTGGACTAATGATAAGTATAGTGCTTCCCCAAGACTCTTCCCCAATAGACCCATGGTCTCATGCGCACCAGTGTATCCACCCAGAGTTGGGAACGAGAGGGCCCTATTTCGAGGTTTATGCCTTACGTAACAATCAGCCATATGCAAGTGAAGTGTGGGATCAGCCCTCCATGGTAGCATACAAGGGAGACCAAGTCCAAATTGGGTGTCGAGAACTTGacccagaggaagggaaaacaaggcGGCTAGTATTAACAATTAAACCCTTGATGCCAGCCTTTAAACATAACCTAATTACCTTTAGTCCAGTGAAAATGGGCAGGCCCACAGTCTGGATCCAGCAAAAGGGCCCAATTTCATGTCAGTGGAGCGACTTCAGGGAGGATCCACCTGGATCACAACAACCGATAAAGGGGGTGATTTATAGAGAAGATTCACTTGGGGAGCTACGCCCTCAAAACATAACCTATGACCCTCACCCCCTTCTCCATTCTCCGGGAGAAATTGTAATATCTAGTGGTCCTGAGGGAGGAAAAGCACTGTGTGAGATGGCATTTAGATTGGATCAGTCAATGACGTTCACATGTGAAAGGGAGTTGAAAACACTGGGACAGGATATTAGCTCCCTCGGGCGTGCTCTCGGGCGTGCTGTCGATTATAGGATACAATTACCAGAAGACGTGATCCCATTGTATCCAGATCTAGACTTGCCTCAAGAAACCACCCTACCAGTGGAGTGTAAAGCAGTACACAACCTAACCTTTATAGGGCCTCAGGTGATAAGAAAATCTAACGAACTAAAATTATTGTTAGACCCCACTTATTCCCTGAAAAAGGTGCAAATGAACATTCACACCAATATTACTTATTTGCAAAAGGATTGCCGACCATTTATACAGCAAAGCCTTAAGGGATGGAATGCATGGCTAGCGACAAGGTCtcatcacagaaaaacaaaaagagatctAAGTGGGTGGATTGGCACCGGATTTGGCATAGTAAACACAATAGATCAAGAGGTATTAGTAAACAAATTAAGTACCGTCACATCGAGCTTAGGAAAGCTTAAGGTGCCTCTCAGTACATCCATGCTTACATTAGCTGAAACACAATCGCTAGTGGTGAAATTACTAACCATGGTAGCGAACCACACTGCAGAGGATTTTGTGAAGCTCGCTAACTACACAGGGGAGCTTGGCAAAGACATTGCACTCGCTATCCAATGCTCTCAGACGCAACAATGGGTACAGTCAGTAGCGGCAGGAATAATGAGAGAAGGAACGGCAGGTATATTACCTCAAGAAATAAGGGAAACAATATTAAAGGACAATCATACTACACGATTTGAAAGGGACCATCAAGCTTGGTGGCAATTAGTAAACTTCACTTACGAACCTCAACAAGAACACGTTGAAGCTTATGTCCTCACCATTAGTGCGGCAGAGGAAAGAGGTATCTTTCCCATCCTCACTTTAGGGACAATACATCAAGATATCATTGTCAGGCCAATAAACCATAACGTCTGGGCCAGTTATGATTACACCAAAAATAAGTGGCAATCGGTTAGCACAGAAGCATGCATCCCTAGAGGACAATTAGGCTATGTTTGCGAAAATGCTGTGGTAGAAGCCGAAGATTTATGCTTAGATGTTGAAAATAGCGTATGTACCTTAGAAATGCTTCCGCATGATAGAACACAATCACAAGTTTACTATATAGGAAATGGGTGTGCTTGCGTAAGGACAGCTTGTGACAACGTCACTATAGATAATTGCCTAGAAGAGACTAACAATACTAACTTTTGTGTATGCAACTTTACCAAGATCATAGGTTGTGATTTTCATTACACTGTCCCAATAACTACCCAACAGCTAATTAACGCAAATTTCAACCTATATCAAGAGATACCGAAATTACAAATAGGGATGGACGTCAAAAATTCTCAAAGCAATGCTTGCACACCCTAAAGTAAAGAAATTGGTGCAAAAGGTGAATCAAACAACTAAACGAATGGTATGGCAGATAGAACACAATTCAGAAAGGATAAAGAACGTCCTGACCGAAGTAGAACAAGTAGGCCAGCATCACTGGTGGGACATCTTTACAGGATACTCCCCAACAGCTAAACAGGTCTTCCATTACCTGGTGCACCCAATGCTAGTAGTAATTATAGCTTTGTTATTACTAACTCTTACAAACATTTGTTTGTGGTGGAGACTAAGGGGCATAATGAAGAGGACCCAAATGATTTGGGCAATGGCACGAGCCTATCAGCGTCCTGTGGGACGAGAACTTGACGAAAGAATTCGTAAGCTATaagaaaaggggggaatgaaGCCCCAAAGCAGATAGCCtccaagaaataatgagttaaaacatagaatgtgaggcatttgaagaagGCATAGTATTAGGAAACACATAGAGCAATTAATCAGCTAAAGCATGAAACACAATGACAGGAAGGAGATAGGGATAGGGGGAACTGATGGGCtaagcatgttcagagccaacaatgtcaaactgaccctaagaactttgccaagccatagagaccaagccaagtacaccgggaattgaccaaattagggaagaggttcaaaagtttaaagaggaagagtCATCGGAAAGACCCCGTCTATGAtgaaggcaacaggaacgaCCACCCgaaaattccccaaaagagATGTCTCCACCTACGCTCCGCCTACACCACGCCccatatgaatatgcatgatTATGTATCTGATCTGATGTAATCCTATACCCAAAATTGTATATAAGGCTTGCTTTTGCTATGTGAACTCAGAAATCCACTTCGTGATTTCTCCGACGCGTCGTAATAAAATACCTCCGGCTTATCTGACTTAGGctgagtctcttaagcagttattctcgccttttggggcaaaattcggcatcaaaacaaaacacacctgcCCAGCTTAtagattgcagattgcaggagacacttgatactatcaaaccagcctgacttagccctgctgccaccttgTGTCTGGGAAAATTCCTGAataatgtggattttcaggtgccagccagccactccctgccactggcccccaaacacaaacctcggcccttttccctggcaaacaaaactcacctgacctgcttctggatggcagattgcaggacaCACTTGGTactctcaaaccagcctgacttggcactggagCCACCTTTGGCCTTGCAACTATCCAGTGTGTCATGGATTTCCAGGAGCAGGCTGGCCGCTCCAGGCCGCAGGCCCCTAAACAcatacctcggcccttttccctggaaaacaaaactcacctgccccgcttctggatggcagattgcaggagccacttgacacAATCAAACCAGACTGACTTGGAAGGGGTCCCGCagtgggtctgggaaccatcctgcgtgtcCTGGATTTTCAGG
Proteins encoded:
- the LOC132075092 gene encoding uncharacterized protein LOC132075092, yielding MALGVLAQQLGTHKRAVAYFSKRLDEVSKGWPGCLRAVAAVIINIEEARKLTLGQKMTVLVSHTVSAVLEQKGNHWLSPSRFLKYQAILAESDDVTIQVTNIVNPASFLEGRAPAEPIEHDCLETIEAVYSSRPDLKEEPLEGADNWFSDGSSFVKQGVRMAGYAVTTTERRTIDYTRKNSQTCRRDSVIARGGPTPSTSGHNAL